From the genome of Antennarius striatus isolate MH-2024 chromosome 19, ASM4005453v1, whole genome shotgun sequence, one region includes:
- the mtif3 gene encoding translation initiation factor IF-3, mitochondrial isoform X1 — protein sequence MYVEDDANISDSLQARDEKKVMSAGCVRWLLSRSVRVVCDLNPGRWTPASRSTACSERCNIAAFPWRCSPFSTAESNTEETPAPKKKKKNHNPLDTISNVGRRIPHHLIQVISDTDENLGTMHRVEVVNIMDQQNLKLVLLDKDEDPPIYKLMTGKQIREEQMRLLEKRKSKPAAVQKKDVNLLWSIAPHDLNIKLKQVESWLEKKHHVKITLRARRRDPVANLETTLEQMVQQIGIMVGYVSKPQVIQEGKAAMCVLRLPSAKELSKKDKSKTVTPPPASKSSNDTPKESVSVTEKTEG from the exons ATGTATGTAGAAGACGATGCAAACATTTCTGATTCTTTACAAGCAAGGgatgaaaaaaaa GTCATGTCTGCAGGTTGTGTGAGGTGGCTGCTGAGCCGGAGCGTGAGAGTCGTGTGTGATTTAAACCCCGGACGTTGGACACCAGCATCAAGGTCCACCGCATGCAGTGAAAGATGTAACATCGCTGCTTTCCCCTGGAGATGTTCTCCATTCTCTACTGCTGAAAGCAACACAGAAGAGACTCCTGcacccaaaaagaaaaagaagaatcacAACCCTTTGGACACAATCAGTAACGTTGGCCGTCGGATCCCACATCATCTGATACAGGTGATCAGTGACACAGACGAGAACCTGGGCACCATGCACCGGGTAGAGGTGGTTAATATCATGGACCAGCAGAATCTCAAGTTGGTGTTGCTCGACAAAGACGAAGATCCTCCCATCTATAAGCTGATGACGGGCAAACAGATCCGCGAAGAGCAGATGAGACTGTTGGAGAAACGGAAATCAAAACCAG CTGCTGTGCAGAAGAAAGACGTGAACCTTTTATGGAGCATCGCGCCTCATGACCTGAACATCAAGCTGAAGCAGGTGGAGAGCTGGCTGGAGAAGAAGCATCATGTCAAGATTACTTTGCGAGCCAGACGAAGAGATCCCGTCGCCAACCTG gAAACAACTCTGGAGCAGATGGTGCAGCAAATAGGAATAATGGTGGGATACGTTTCCAAGCCACAGGTCATACAGGAGGGTAAAGCGGCCATGTGCGTCCTCCGACTGCCTTCAGCGAAGGAGTTATCTAAAAAAGACAAGAGTAAAACTGTCACACCGCCGCCTGCTAGCAAAAGTTCCAACGATACGCCAAAGGAAAGTGTTAGCGTCACAGAAAAGACTGAGGGGTAA
- the mtif3 gene encoding translation initiation factor IF-3, mitochondrial isoform X2 produces MTRFCWSVLRGCTFHTKCCVRWLLSRSVRVVCDLNPGRWTPASRSTACSERCNIAAFPWRCSPFSTAESNTEETPAPKKKKKNHNPLDTISNVGRRIPHHLIQVISDTDENLGTMHRVEVVNIMDQQNLKLVLLDKDEDPPIYKLMTGKQIREEQMRLLEKRKSKPAAVQKKDVNLLWSIAPHDLNIKLKQVESWLEKKHHVKITLRARRRDPVANLETTLEQMVQQIGIMVGYVSKPQVIQEGKAAMCVLRLPSAKELSKKDKSKTVTPPPASKSSNDTPKESVSVTEKTEG; encoded by the exons ATGACGCGTTTTTGTTGGTCCGTCTTGCGCGGATGCACATTTCACACTAAAT GTTGTGTGAGGTGGCTGCTGAGCCGGAGCGTGAGAGTCGTGTGTGATTTAAACCCCGGACGTTGGACACCAGCATCAAGGTCCACCGCATGCAGTGAAAGATGTAACATCGCTGCTTTCCCCTGGAGATGTTCTCCATTCTCTACTGCTGAAAGCAACACAGAAGAGACTCCTGcacccaaaaagaaaaagaagaatcacAACCCTTTGGACACAATCAGTAACGTTGGCCGTCGGATCCCACATCATCTGATACAGGTGATCAGTGACACAGACGAGAACCTGGGCACCATGCACCGGGTAGAGGTGGTTAATATCATGGACCAGCAGAATCTCAAGTTGGTGTTGCTCGACAAAGACGAAGATCCTCCCATCTATAAGCTGATGACGGGCAAACAGATCCGCGAAGAGCAGATGAGACTGTTGGAGAAACGGAAATCAAAACCAG CTGCTGTGCAGAAGAAAGACGTGAACCTTTTATGGAGCATCGCGCCTCATGACCTGAACATCAAGCTGAAGCAGGTGGAGAGCTGGCTGGAGAAGAAGCATCATGTCAAGATTACTTTGCGAGCCAGACGAAGAGATCCCGTCGCCAACCTG gAAACAACTCTGGAGCAGATGGTGCAGCAAATAGGAATAATGGTGGGATACGTTTCCAAGCCACAGGTCATACAGGAGGGTAAAGCGGCCATGTGCGTCCTCCGACTGCCTTCAGCGAAGGAGTTATCTAAAAAAGACAAGAGTAAAACTGTCACACCGCCGCCTGCTAGCAAAAGTTCCAACGATACGCCAAAGGAAAGTGTTAGCGTCACAGAAAAGACTGAGGGGTAA
- the mtif3 gene encoding translation initiation factor IF-3, mitochondrial isoform X3 translates to MSAGCVRWLLSRSVRVVCDLNPGRWTPASRSTACSERCNIAAFPWRCSPFSTAESNTEETPAPKKKKKNHNPLDTISNVGRRIPHHLIQVISDTDENLGTMHRVEVVNIMDQQNLKLVLLDKDEDPPIYKLMTGKQIREEQMRLLEKRKSKPAAVQKKDVNLLWSIAPHDLNIKLKQVESWLEKKHHVKITLRARRRDPVANLETTLEQMVQQIGIMVGYVSKPQVIQEGKAAMCVLRLPSAKELSKKDKSKTVTPPPASKSSNDTPKESVSVTEKTEG, encoded by the exons ATGTCTGCAGGTTGTGTGAGGTGGCTGCTGAGCCGGAGCGTGAGAGTCGTGTGTGATTTAAACCCCGGACGTTGGACACCAGCATCAAGGTCCACCGCATGCAGTGAAAGATGTAACATCGCTGCTTTCCCCTGGAGATGTTCTCCATTCTCTACTGCTGAAAGCAACACAGAAGAGACTCCTGcacccaaaaagaaaaagaagaatcacAACCCTTTGGACACAATCAGTAACGTTGGCCGTCGGATCCCACATCATCTGATACAGGTGATCAGTGACACAGACGAGAACCTGGGCACCATGCACCGGGTAGAGGTGGTTAATATCATGGACCAGCAGAATCTCAAGTTGGTGTTGCTCGACAAAGACGAAGATCCTCCCATCTATAAGCTGATGACGGGCAAACAGATCCGCGAAGAGCAGATGAGACTGTTGGAGAAACGGAAATCAAAACCAG CTGCTGTGCAGAAGAAAGACGTGAACCTTTTATGGAGCATCGCGCCTCATGACCTGAACATCAAGCTGAAGCAGGTGGAGAGCTGGCTGGAGAAGAAGCATCATGTCAAGATTACTTTGCGAGCCAGACGAAGAGATCCCGTCGCCAACCTG gAAACAACTCTGGAGCAGATGGTGCAGCAAATAGGAATAATGGTGGGATACGTTTCCAAGCCACAGGTCATACAGGAGGGTAAAGCGGCCATGTGCGTCCTCCGACTGCCTTCAGCGAAGGAGTTATCTAAAAAAGACAAGAGTAAAACTGTCACACCGCCGCCTGCTAGCAAAAGTTCCAACGATACGCCAAAGGAAAGTGTTAGCGTCACAGAAAAGACTGAGGGGTAA